From bacterium:
TGCGCTGGTCGTCACTGTGACCCCGACTAAACGCCGCGGCGAGGTGCTTGGAGCAGTCGGTCTGGCACAGGGACTGGCCGCGATTGTAGGCGCGAGTATCGGGGCATTTGTATATTCCAGCGACGTGCTCAGCTTTCCCAGACTTGGCATTGTGAATTACAATGTTCCGTTCTGGTTGAGTGCGGCTTTGCTCACATGCGGTTCGATAATCACTTTCGTATGGACATGCAAGCGCCATGCTCATATTGAGCCAAACGGCCTGGTGACGGACCGCCAACGCAGGAATGTCGTGATGCTGGCAATAGCCGGGCTGCTTGTGCTTGCGTCATGGATAGGCTATAGATATACAACGCCTGAGCCTCCGGACAGAGTGGCATGGGAGTGGGTCAAGTATTTGACGAGCGGCAAGCCTGAGAAGGCGCTTAGCCTTGCGAGTGATGAACCGGTTGCCGGGTGCAGCGGCCGTGACGCAACTGCGCTTGCAGCCGATACATACAGGTTTTGGAGGATCAAGAAGCAGGCAAGGTATACTGTTATGGTCCCCGATCAGGTGATCGATAACCGCGCCGATGTGCCTGTGAAGTTCACATTCCCAGGCGGCAAAACGGTGGTTCAGCATATAATTTTGTACAAGACCGGTCCTAAGCGTTGGAAAGTCTGCCAGGTGATGGATAAATAGCTGTGAAAGTGTTTTTTGATCTCGACGGCACATTAACGGACCCCAAAGAGGGCATAGTCAAATCAATCAACTATGTGCTTGATAAATTCAGCCTGTCTGCCCATGAGCCGTCTTCTCTGGAGCGTTTTATAGGCCCGCCGCTTGTGGACATATTTCGGGTATTGCTCGACACTGATGACAGCGAGACCCTAATGCGGGCTGCAATTTGGTTTCGTGAGAGATATGCAGCCGAGGGCTATCTAGAAAACTATATGTATGACGGCATTCCCGAGCTTTTATCGAGCCTGCAGCCTAATCACAGCTTGTTTGTCGCAACATCAAAGCGTCAGGACATTGCAGCAAATATATTAGCCCATTTTGGTCTCGCCCAATATTTTACCGCCATATACGGCTGTGACGTGGACCTCTCGAAGACTGACTTGCTCAAGCAAATTCTGTATGAGCATTCTTTTGACCCATCGGACTGCATCATGATAGGCGACAGAATGCATGATATAGATG
This genomic window contains:
- a CDS encoding HAD hydrolase-like protein, giving the protein MKVFFDLDGTLTDPKEGIVKSINYVLDKFSLSAHEPSSLERFIGPPLVDIFRVLLDTDDSETLMRAAIWFRERYAAEGYLENYMYDGIPELLSSLQPNHSLFVATSKRQDIAANILAHFGLAQYFTAIYGCDVDLSKTDLLKQILYEHSFDPSDCIMIGDRMHDIDAAHANNIPAIAVLWGYGSHEELINADYIISAPSEVSSFV